Proteins encoded by one window of Tunturibacter psychrotolerans:
- a CDS encoding glutamate synthase-related protein, translated as MERSLAVRLNPTRRDAGVSLAILPSLIDERFDHDSCGVGFVAAVDALPSHLILEQALTALSRLAHRGATAADGKSSDGVGVMTAIPRSLLVKAANLSIGDTQLLGVGMLLIPVEETRAEEVLQRCLLSHDFEILCWRDVPVRTEWLGEMALATMPKIRQVLIVDSADAEAGTMERRLYLARKQFERAHERGDVTGYVCSLSSQTIVYKAMCTGSFLRDFYPDLASEDYVTPFAVFHQRYATNTLPTWHRAQPGRKLGHNGEINTVWGNRARMAARDSTLPVECKPVLTQGGTDSTSLDEAVELLSQNGRTLAEAVRMLLPPATDGHHESSFLRYHTDCAEPWDGPAALAFSDGRVVGAALDRNGLRPCRFAITSRGLVVAGSEAGLVDLDPEEVTHSGRLGPGQMLVVDLESHKVYEDEELLQLFDAGATYAKLVEDTPLVAVAVRAVDSAALNAAQRGFGYTREDVKMILQPMAVEGKDAVWSMGDDTPLAFLARSPRPVYAYFRQRFAQVTNPAIDPLREACVVSLHTRLGPWPHMLDKNAPLPGVSLPSPFLSLGHVEALRRGDYPHRSELKLAELQAVFGVEKTLTQALDDVCMQAIKLVREGARILLLSDRSASAEKLPIPMAMATGAVHQALVSAGLRTLAGLAVEAGDCRDIHHAAVLIGYGAGAVCPWLALETGMSLAPVGTDVVDAERKMMKSLDAGLAKVMSKMGISVVDSYRGAHLFDILGLHSSVVARCFVDTPAPLSGIGFAEVERQLRQTWTAGEADVPASTDLPDYGWVRFRKADVSEPHAWQPPTVKALQSVVGSARNVPQPTDPAEAFAIYTRDVIARDPAVLRDLLEIRPAGPELALHDVETPASLCKRFVASAMSLGSLSPEAHQTITAAMNMLGGRSNTGEGGEDSAVYRLHPEGADTVDSDGGLSLAARSGGGVAVAEAAVEAPAVHVSLNNKIKQIASGRFGVTAEYLSHAEEIEIKVAQGAKPGEGGQLPGHKVSGLIARLRHAQPGVSLISPPPHHDIYSIEDLAQLIYDLKRVNPRAAIGVKLVSGCGVGTVAAGVAKAYADYIVIAGNTGGTGAAALSSIKYAGNPWELGLAEAQQVLMQNGMRGRVRLRTDGGLATARDILIAALLGADEYAFGTAVLVVLGCDMARQCHLNTCPTGIATQKPELRAKFRGKPEHVVRFFEQLSADLQHLLARYGLPSIEAAIGRSDLLEQVRFDGNLDLQPMLAKVSDGPSRFMGVRNNQPMSGPPLDEAWIAPAMAAIDAGKVFVVDSKIANCDRAVGSRLAGEIAVRRAQGELAADVTFNLTGTAGQSFGAFTVDGMKLVLDGQANDFVGKGLSGGELVIRARGLAAKDSGSHVILGNVALYGATSGKLFAAGRAGERFAVRNSGAVAVVEGVGDHGCEYMTGGVVAILGRVGMNFGAGMTGGLAWVLDADGSFVSGLRYHPEFIEAESFNSVDPDSQASLKALIEEHVKESGSGLGQTMLADWANKSAGFVRLTPRPQV; from the coding sequence ATGGAACGGTCCCTGGCAGTTCGTTTGAACCCAACTCGCCGAGATGCGGGTGTGTCTTTGGCAATTTTGCCGTCGCTGATTGACGAGCGTTTTGATCATGATTCGTGTGGCGTGGGTTTTGTTGCCGCGGTGGATGCATTGCCTTCGCACTTGATTTTAGAGCAGGCACTGACGGCGCTGAGCAGACTGGCTCATCGTGGGGCGACGGCGGCTGACGGGAAGAGCAGCGATGGGGTTGGCGTGATGACTGCGATTCCGCGGTCGCTGCTGGTGAAGGCTGCGAATCTTTCGATCGGAGACACCCAACTGCTGGGGGTGGGGATGCTGTTGATCCCGGTGGAAGAGACGCGTGCTGAGGAGGTTCTTCAGCGGTGTCTGCTGTCGCATGACTTCGAGATACTTTGCTGGCGCGATGTTCCAGTTCGGACCGAGTGGCTGGGAGAGATGGCGCTTGCGACGATGCCGAAGATTCGCCAGGTGCTGATTGTGGACTCGGCGGATGCAGAGGCTGGGACGATGGAGCGGCGGTTGTACCTTGCGCGGAAGCAGTTTGAGCGGGCGCATGAGCGGGGAGATGTGACGGGGTATGTGTGCTCGTTGTCGTCGCAGACGATTGTTTATAAGGCGATGTGCACGGGGAGTTTCCTGCGCGATTTTTATCCAGATCTCGCTTCAGAGGATTACGTTACGCCGTTTGCGGTGTTTCATCAGCGGTATGCGACGAACACGCTGCCGACCTGGCATCGCGCGCAGCCCGGGCGGAAGCTGGGACACAACGGAGAAATCAATACGGTGTGGGGGAATCGCGCGCGGATGGCTGCTCGCGACTCTACGCTTCCGGTGGAGTGCAAGCCCGTATTGACGCAGGGTGGGACGGACTCGACGAGTCTGGATGAGGCGGTGGAGTTGCTGTCGCAGAACGGGAGGACGTTGGCTGAGGCGGTTCGCATGCTGTTGCCGCCGGCGACGGATGGCCATCACGAGTCTTCGTTCTTGCGGTATCACACGGATTGCGCTGAGCCGTGGGATGGTCCGGCTGCGCTTGCGTTCAGTGATGGACGTGTTGTTGGTGCGGCGCTGGATCGGAATGGATTGCGGCCTTGTCGATTTGCGATTACGAGCAGAGGGCTTGTTGTTGCAGGGTCGGAGGCGGGATTGGTGGATCTCGATCCGGAAGAGGTGACCCATAGCGGGCGGCTGGGGCCGGGACAGATGTTGGTGGTCGATCTCGAAAGCCACAAGGTTTACGAGGATGAGGAGCTGCTGCAGTTGTTTGATGCGGGGGCTACGTACGCGAAGCTGGTTGAGGATACGCCGCTCGTGGCGGTGGCAGTGAGGGCTGTTGATTCGGCTGCTTTGAACGCTGCACAGAGGGGATTTGGGTACACGCGGGAAGATGTGAAGATGATCCTGCAGCCGATGGCGGTTGAAGGGAAGGACGCTGTGTGGTCGATGGGAGATGATACGCCGCTGGCTTTTCTGGCGCGGTCGCCGCGGCCTGTTTACGCGTACTTTCGGCAACGGTTTGCGCAGGTGACGAACCCGGCGATCGATCCGCTCCGCGAAGCTTGTGTGGTGTCGTTGCATACGCGGCTTGGACCGTGGCCTCACATGCTGGATAAGAATGCGCCGCTGCCTGGGGTATCGCTCCCTTCTCCTTTTCTTTCGTTGGGACATGTGGAAGCGTTGCGGAGGGGGGACTATCCGCACAGGTCGGAGCTGAAGCTGGCTGAGTTGCAGGCGGTGTTTGGTGTCGAGAAGACGCTGACGCAGGCGCTCGATGATGTTTGCATGCAGGCTATCAAGCTGGTGCGCGAGGGAGCGCGGATACTGTTGCTTTCTGATCGGAGTGCGAGTGCTGAGAAGCTACCAATTCCGATGGCTATGGCTACGGGAGCAGTGCATCAGGCGCTGGTGTCTGCGGGATTGAGGACGCTTGCGGGGCTCGCCGTAGAGGCGGGAGATTGCAGGGATATTCATCACGCTGCCGTGCTGATTGGGTACGGCGCGGGAGCTGTGTGTCCGTGGCTCGCTCTTGAGACTGGAATGAGCCTTGCGCCGGTCGGTACTGATGTAGTGGACGCTGAGCGGAAGATGATGAAGTCGCTTGATGCGGGTCTTGCGAAGGTGATGTCAAAGATGGGAATCTCGGTGGTAGACAGCTACCGGGGCGCGCACCTGTTCGACATTCTTGGCTTGCACTCGAGTGTGGTGGCGCGATGTTTTGTCGATACGCCGGCGCCGCTTTCGGGGATTGGATTCGCTGAGGTGGAGCGGCAGCTGCGTCAGACGTGGACTGCGGGCGAGGCTGATGTTCCGGCGTCGACGGATTTGCCGGATTATGGATGGGTTCGATTCCGGAAGGCGGATGTTTCGGAGCCGCATGCCTGGCAGCCGCCTACAGTGAAGGCGCTGCAGTCTGTGGTGGGGAGTGCGCGAAATGTGCCGCAGCCTACCGACCCTGCTGAAGCGTTTGCGATCTATACGCGGGACGTCATTGCGCGTGATCCCGCTGTGTTGCGCGATCTGCTGGAGATTCGTCCGGCGGGGCCTGAGCTGGCGTTGCATGATGTGGAGACGCCGGCGAGTCTATGCAAGCGCTTTGTGGCGAGTGCGATGTCATTGGGCTCGCTGAGCCCGGAGGCTCATCAGACGATTACGGCTGCGATGAATATGCTTGGTGGCCGGTCGAATACTGGGGAGGGTGGCGAGGACTCGGCAGTGTATCGTCTGCATCCTGAAGGCGCAGACACGGTCGATTCGGATGGAGGGTTGAGTCTTGCGGCGCGGTCTGGCGGAGGTGTGGCGGTGGCCGAGGCGGCGGTTGAGGCGCCTGCGGTGCATGTGTCGTTGAATAACAAGATTAAGCAGATTGCGTCGGGACGGTTTGGCGTGACGGCGGAGTATCTGTCGCATGCTGAGGAGATTGAGATCAAGGTTGCGCAGGGCGCGAAGCCCGGCGAGGGTGGGCAGCTGCCGGGGCATAAGGTGAGCGGGTTGATCGCACGGTTGCGGCATGCGCAGCCTGGGGTTTCGTTGATCTCGCCGCCGCCGCATCATGATATTTACTCGATCGAGGATCTGGCGCAGTTGATCTACGACCTGAAGCGAGTGAATCCGCGCGCTGCGATTGGGGTGAAGCTGGTGTCGGGTTGCGGCGTTGGCACCGTGGCCGCGGGTGTAGCGAAGGCGTATGCGGACTACATCGTAATCGCAGGGAACACTGGCGGCACTGGTGCGGCGGCGCTATCGAGCATCAAGTATGCCGGGAATCCTTGGGAGCTTGGACTCGCCGAAGCGCAGCAGGTACTGATGCAGAATGGAATGCGCGGCCGTGTGAGGCTGCGAACCGACGGCGGGCTTGCTACCGCACGGGACATTTTGATCGCGGCGCTTCTGGGCGCGGATGAGTATGCGTTCGGCACGGCAGTGCTGGTGGTGCTTGGATGCGATATGGCGCGGCAGTGTCATTTGAATACTTGTCCTACGGGAATTGCGACGCAGAAGCCTGAGTTGCGTGCGAAATTCCGCGGCAAGCCGGAACATGTGGTGCGGTTCTTCGAACAGCTTTCGGCGGATCTGCAGCACCTGCTGGCTCGCTATGGACTGCCTTCGATTGAGGCGGCGATTGGGCGTTCGGATCTGTTAGAGCAGGTTCGGTTCGATGGGAATCTTGATCTGCAACCGATGTTGGCGAAAGTGTCGGATGGGCCTAGCCGGTTCATGGGCGTGCGGAACAATCAGCCAATGTCGGGGCCGCCACTTGATGAGGCGTGGATTGCGCCGGCTATGGCTGCCATCGATGCGGGGAAGGTATTCGTCGTTGATTCGAAGATTGCCAACTGTGACCGGGCTGTTGGTTCACGGCTGGCGGGAGAGATTGCGGTGCGACGTGCGCAGGGTGAGCTTGCTGCGGATGTTACGTTCAACCTGACCGGGACGGCTGGGCAATCGTTTGGCGCGTTCACTGTGGATGGGATGAAGCTGGTGCTCGACGGACAGGCGAACGATTTCGTCGGGAAGGGATTGTCGGGCGGCGAGCTTGTGATTCGGGCGCGAGGACTGGCGGCGAAGGATAGCGGAAGCCACGTTATTCTCGGCAACGTCGCTCTGTACGGCGCGACCTCTGGGAAATTGTTTGCGGCAGGTCGGGCTGGAGAGCGGTTCGCGGTTCGGAACTCGGGCGCTGTCGCCGTGGTGGAAGGCGTTGGAGACCATGGGTGCGAGTACATGACGGGTGGAGTCGTTGCGATTCTTGGCCGGGTCGGGATGAACTTTGGAGCAGGAATGACCGGCGGCCTCGCATGGGTTCTAGATGCTGATGGC